In Halorussus limi, a genomic segment contains:
- a CDS encoding DUF7388 family protein gives MLTTGETIAETGLDAAALKPAECDVSRAAELPFETVAIDYEGREHLPDAETLAGLAEELEVRLTTPVRAEGFDPLGDDSGYDRVPDEVQRVAVAGHAAYLSEDERRKAVAPRLRAAVERDPAAWVGTEGVERLALATGATQFELLSRTTERDLRALRAAGFDGELAVYAPTVLTDDDDAVLDAVGAYAARRGPVASALPEGAATDRTATGRAREVLSAASRDYALVGSPAAVGERVADLKEAGADLVVGYPARGVEEFAN, from the coding sequence ATGCTAACTACTGGCGAGACTATCGCCGAGACTGGATTGGACGCCGCCGCGCTCAAGCCCGCGGAGTGCGACGTGTCGCGCGCGGCCGAGTTACCCTTCGAGACGGTGGCCATCGACTACGAGGGGCGCGAACACCTGCCGGACGCCGAGACGCTGGCAGGTCTCGCGGAGGAGTTGGAGGTCCGCCTGACCACGCCCGTCAGAGCCGAGGGGTTCGACCCGCTCGGCGACGACTCGGGGTACGACCGCGTCCCCGACGAAGTCCAGCGGGTCGCCGTGGCCGGGCACGCGGCCTACCTCTCAGAGGACGAACGCCGGAAGGCGGTCGCGCCCAGACTCCGGGCAGCGGTCGAGCGCGACCCCGCGGCGTGGGTCGGCACCGAGGGCGTCGAGCGCCTCGCGCTGGCGACCGGTGCCACCCAGTTTGAACTCCTCTCGCGAACCACCGAGCGCGACCTGCGAGCGCTCAGGGCCGCCGGATTCGACGGCGAACTCGCGGTGTACGCGCCCACCGTCCTCACCGACGACGACGACGCGGTGTTGGACGCGGTGGGCGCGTACGCCGCCCGGCGCGGCCCCGTGGCGAGCGCGCTCCCCGAGGGCGCGGCCACGGACCGAACCGCGACCGGCCGAGCGCGAGAGGTCCTCTCGGCCGCGAGTCGGGACTACGCGCTGGTCGGGTCGCCCGCGGCGGTCGGCGAACGCGTCGCCGACCTGAAGGAGGCGGGCGCCGACCTCGTGGTCGGCTACCCCGCCCGCGGCGTCGAGGAGTTCGCGAACTGA
- a CDS encoding fumarylacetoacetate hydrolase family protein — protein sequence MRLARLLTPEGPVSGRYEDGTVRTDDGTYEVGRDGRLLPPCEPTALYCVGRNYAETLDQMEYERPEEPDFFVKPPASLIAHDRPIPYPSFTDELTYAGELAAVVDERCRNLDPEEVPEVVRGYTVMNDVDALDQQGRTARKAFDASGPLGPWVETDVDPTGIDMWTDVSGERRQEANTELMLFDPYEIVSYLSERFTLRPGDVVAFGSPANPGLVEPGDEVEITYEGVGTLRNEVVGRER from the coding sequence ATGCGACTCGCACGCCTGCTGACGCCGGAGGGACCGGTCTCGGGCCGCTACGAGGACGGTACCGTTCGAACCGACGACGGCACCTACGAGGTCGGCCGCGACGGGCGACTGCTCCCGCCGTGCGAACCGACCGCGCTGTACTGCGTCGGCCGGAACTACGCCGAGACGCTCGACCAGATGGAGTACGAGCGCCCCGAGGAACCGGACTTCTTCGTCAAGCCGCCGGCCTCCCTGATCGCCCACGACCGGCCGATTCCGTACCCGTCGTTCACCGACGAACTCACCTACGCGGGCGAGTTGGCGGCCGTCGTCGACGAACGGTGCCGGAATCTCGATCCCGAGGAAGTCCCCGAAGTCGTCCGCGGGTACACCGTGATGAACGACGTGGACGCGCTCGACCAGCAGGGCCGGACCGCCCGGAAGGCGTTCGACGCCTCGGGACCGCTCGGCCCGTGGGTCGAGACCGACGTCGACCCGACCGGCATCGACATGTGGACCGACGTGTCGGGCGAGCGCCGACAGGAGGCCAACACCGAACTGATGCTGTTCGACCCCTACGAAATCGTCTCGTACCTCTCCGAGCGGTTCACGCTCCGTCCGGGCGACGTGGTCGCGTTCGGCAGTCCCGCGAACCCGGGACTGGTCGAACCCGGCGACGAGGTCGAAATCACCTACGAGGGCGTCGGCACCCTCCGGAACGAAGTCGTCGGACGAGAACGGTAG
- a CDS encoding creatininase family protein: MSRTYLHEHTTTTAADAFDDASVAVLPTGSVEQHGPALPLGTDFLAARAVAETVADHPDAVVFPPIPVGVSAHHRQFDGTLWTDPETFERYVADIVASAAHHGLEKAVIVNGHGGNSGALRRAARGLRDEEVAFAAPWNWWSNLDALIEEELDTSLGHADAVETSVMLAVAEDLVRESALRAAEDEGGDSWGKSVRGASVGFDAIDFTESGAVGEPTEGSREVGEKLLDHASDDLAALVEWVAEQDLESLWPRGHK; the protein is encoded by the coding sequence ATGAGTCGCACGTATCTCCACGAACACACTACGACCACGGCGGCCGACGCCTTCGACGACGCGTCGGTCGCGGTTCTCCCGACCGGTAGCGTCGAACAGCACGGCCCCGCGCTCCCGCTCGGTACCGACTTCCTCGCGGCCCGGGCGGTCGCCGAGACGGTCGCCGACCACCCCGATGCCGTCGTCTTCCCGCCGATTCCGGTCGGCGTCAGCGCCCACCACCGCCAGTTCGACGGGACGCTCTGGACCGACCCCGAAACCTTCGAGCGCTACGTCGCCGACATCGTGGCGAGCGCGGCCCACCACGGACTCGAGAAGGCAGTCATCGTCAACGGCCACGGCGGAAACTCCGGAGCGCTCCGGCGGGCGGCCCGCGGTCTGCGCGACGAAGAGGTCGCGTTCGCCGCGCCGTGGAACTGGTGGTCGAACCTCGACGCCCTCATCGAGGAGGAACTCGACACCTCGCTGGGCCACGCCGACGCGGTCGAGACCAGCGTGATGCTCGCCGTCGCGGAGGACCTCGTCCGCGAGTCGGCGCTCCGGGCCGCCGAGGACGAGGGCGGCGACTCGTGGGGCAAGTCGGTCCGCGGCGCGTCGGTCGGCTTCGACGCCATCGACTTCACCGAGAGCGGCGCGGTCGGCGAACCCACCGAGGGGTCCCGCGAGGTCGGCGAGAAACTGCTCGACCACGCGAGCGACGACCTCGCCGCGCTCGTAGAGTGGGTGGCCGAGCAGGACCTCGAATCGCTCTGGCCCCGGGGTCACAAATGA
- a CDS encoding NAD(P)/FAD-dependent oxidoreductase, translating into MTGGDERATRVAVVGGGAVGVTAAYDLARRGASVVVYEKDEIAGGSTGRAAGVLYDAFASPEDARVGDRAMARFREFSGEGDFEFRENPYVWFAHEGDERRAAAIREQVPRMRDAGRAVAIADPEDLRERFPAADWSDAGVAAVAENAGHTDSESYARLLARKAEEAGAEIRTDTEVRLDADDRRVRPVGEEDASESFDAILVAAGAHTKRLLAIAGIPVALKPYRVQALTAGFDAERRADLPMCYDATAGYYLRPHPEGLLAGDGTEEVESDPDDWTRDADREFCEMTCERLGRRLGEFGAVREAWAGLCVATPDRDPLLGELRDGLFVAAGWQGHGFMRSPALGEAAAEAVLGENPLPEFAPTRFDGDEEFEVVEGMTVE; encoded by the coding sequence ATGACCGGCGGGGACGAGCGAGCGACCCGAGTCGCAGTCGTCGGCGGCGGCGCGGTCGGCGTCACCGCGGCCTACGACCTCGCCCGGCGGGGCGCGTCGGTCGTCGTCTACGAGAAGGACGAAATCGCGGGCGGAAGCACCGGCCGGGCCGCGGGCGTCCTCTACGACGCCTTCGCCTCGCCGGAGGACGCCCGCGTCGGCGACCGAGCGATGGCGCGCTTCCGGGAGTTCTCCGGCGAGGGCGACTTCGAGTTCCGCGAGAACCCGTACGTCTGGTTCGCCCACGAGGGCGACGAGCGCCGCGCAGCGGCCATCCGCGAGCAGGTACCCCGGATGCGAGACGCCGGCCGGGCCGTCGCGATCGCAGACCCCGAAGACCTCCGGGAGCGGTTCCCCGCGGCGGACTGGTCGGACGCGGGCGTCGCGGCCGTCGCCGAGAACGCGGGCCACACCGACTCCGAGAGCTACGCCCGCCTGCTCGCTCGGAAGGCGGAGGAAGCGGGCGCGGAGATTCGGACCGACACCGAGGTCCGACTCGACGCCGACGACCGCCGAGTGCGCCCCGTCGGAGAGGAAGACGCCTCGGAGTCGTTCGACGCGATACTGGTCGCCGCGGGCGCTCACACCAAGCGCCTGCTCGCTATCGCTGGGATTCCGGTCGCGCTCAAACCCTACCGCGTGCAGGCGCTGACCGCGGGGTTCGACGCCGAGCGCCGGGCCGACCTCCCGATGTGCTACGACGCGACTGCGGGCTACTACCTCCGGCCCCACCCGGAGGGCCTGCTCGCGGGCGACGGCACCGAAGAAGTAGAGAGCGACCCCGACGACTGGACCCGCGACGCCGACCGGGAGTTCTGCGAGATGACCTGCGAGCGACTCGGTCGCCGACTCGGCGAGTTCGGCGCGGTCCGGGAGGCGTGGGCCGGACTCTGCGTGGCGACGCCCGACCGCGACCCCCTGCTCGGGGAGTTGCGCGACGGCCTGTTCGTCGCCGCCGGGTGGCAGGGCCACGGATTCATGCGCTCCCCGGCGCTGGGCGAGGCGGCCGCCGAGGCCGTCCTCGGCGAGAACCCCCTGCCGGAGTTCGCCCCGACCCGGTTCGACGGCGACGAGGAGTTCGAGGTGGTCGAGGGCATGACCGTCGAGTGA
- a CDS encoding beta-glucosidase family protein, with product MSDTTDRVERLLDELTRDEKFRLVSGAADPERTATGYLPGVERLDVPEFRLVDGPLGVRAEGERATAFPASLALAATFDPELAREQGAAMAREAKAHNQDALLAPGANLVRVPHCGRNFEYFSEDPQLAADLTAGVVEGIHDEDVVATVKHYVANNQESNRTRVSAEVDERTLRELYLPAFRAAVDAGVGSVMTAYNRVNGTHLSDHRELVSEVLKGEWGFEGYVVSDWYGVESTVGAANAGLDLEMPGVSPAAIREADDGGDASPDAADVSSLDGIPDPTKAGLFGEPLAEAIDDGAVSADRLDDMAARVLGQMERIGLLDGDRDDGAIDTPAHRDLAERIAARGTVLLENDDVLPLDDGTDVALIGPNVREATVGGGGSSETTPFRSVAPAEGIDARADGEVTVARGVPEIEDVSLFDLLPYIDDSDEAGGDAETTPDPSIDEAVAAAEDADVAVVVVRDATTEARDRETLELPGRQDELVEAVADATERTVVVVNSSGPVELPWHDDVEALLAAWYPGQAHGDALADVLYGDRDPGGRLPVTFGPEEAFPATDETQYPGVDDTVEYAEGLFVGYRHFDAADVEPTYPFGHGDSYAEFRYRDAESLGDAVRVTVENCAERPGREVVQAYVRPPAAPEGVERPVRELAGTAAVGLDPGESRTVEIDLDDRAFARYDPDDGWVTDEGTYTVEVGRSSRDVRATVETER from the coding sequence ATGAGCGATACGACCGACCGAGTCGAGCGTCTGCTCGACGAACTCACTCGCGACGAGAAGTTCCGACTGGTCAGCGGCGCCGCGGACCCCGAGAGAACGGCGACGGGGTACTTGCCCGGCGTCGAGCGCCTCGACGTCCCCGAGTTCAGACTGGTCGACGGACCGCTGGGCGTGCGCGCCGAGGGAGAGCGCGCGACGGCGTTCCCGGCCTCGCTCGCGCTGGCGGCGACGTTCGACCCCGAACTGGCGCGCGAACAGGGCGCGGCGATGGCCCGCGAGGCGAAGGCCCACAATCAAGACGCGCTGCTCGCGCCGGGCGCGAACCTCGTCCGCGTGCCCCACTGCGGCCGCAACTTCGAGTACTTCTCCGAAGACCCGCAACTGGCGGCCGACCTCACCGCGGGCGTCGTCGAGGGGATTCACGACGAGGACGTGGTCGCGACGGTGAAACACTACGTCGCCAACAATCAGGAGTCCAACCGCACGCGGGTCAGCGCCGAGGTGGACGAGCGGACGCTCCGCGAACTCTACCTCCCGGCGTTCCGCGCGGCCGTGGACGCCGGCGTCGGGTCGGTGATGACCGCCTACAACAGGGTGAACGGCACCCACCTGAGCGACCACCGCGAACTGGTCTCGGAGGTTCTCAAAGGCGAGTGGGGGTTCGAGGGGTACGTCGTCTCCGACTGGTACGGGGTCGAGAGTACCGTCGGCGCGGCGAACGCCGGACTCGACCTGGAGATGCCGGGCGTCTCCCCGGCCGCCATCCGCGAGGCGGACGACGGCGGCGACGCGTCGCCGGACGCCGCCGACGTGTCGTCGCTCGACGGCATCCCGGACCCGACGAAGGCGGGCCTCTTCGGCGAACCGCTGGCCGAGGCCATCGACGACGGAGCGGTCTCCGCCGACCGACTCGACGACATGGCGGCGCGAGTCCTCGGCCAGATGGAGCGAATCGGACTGCTCGACGGCGACCGAGACGACGGGGCTATCGACACGCCCGCCCACCGCGACCTCGCGGAACGAATCGCGGCCCGCGGGACGGTCCTGCTCGAGAACGACGACGTCCTGCCGCTGGACGACGGAACCGACGTCGCACTAATCGGACCGAACGTTCGCGAGGCGACAGTCGGCGGCGGCGGGTCGTCGGAGACGACCCCGTTCCGGTCGGTCGCCCCCGCGGAGGGAATCGACGCTCGCGCCGACGGCGAGGTGACCGTCGCGCGCGGCGTCCCCGAAATCGAGGACGTCTCGCTGTTCGACCTGCTTCCCTACATAGACGACTCCGACGAGGCGGGCGGGGACGCGGAGACGACCCCGGACCCCTCGATAGACGAGGCGGTCGCGGCCGCTGAGGACGCCGACGTCGCCGTGGTTGTCGTGCGCGACGCCACCACCGAGGCCCGCGACCGCGAGACCCTCGAACTCCCCGGTCGACAGGACGAACTGGTCGAGGCAGTCGCCGACGCGACCGAGCGGACGGTCGTCGTCGTCAACTCCAGCGGGCCGGTGGAACTGCCGTGGCACGACGACGTCGAGGCCCTGCTCGCGGCGTGGTACCCCGGGCAGGCCCACGGTGACGCGCTCGCCGACGTGCTGTACGGCGACCGCGACCCCGGCGGACGCCTCCCGGTCACCTTCGGCCCCGAAGAAGCGTTCCCCGCGACCGACGAAACCCAGTATCCGGGCGTTGACGACACGGTCGAGTACGCGGAAGGGCTTTTCGTCGGGTATCGGCACTTCGACGCCGCGGACGTCGAACCGACCTACCCGTTCGGCCACGGGGACTCCTATGCGGAGTTCCGGTACCGGGACGCGGAGTCGCTCGGCGACGCGGTCCGCGTCACCGTCGAGAACTGCGCCGAGCGCCCCGGTCGAGAAGTGGTGCAGGCGTACGTCCGCCCGCCTGCGGCCCCGGAGGGCGTCGAGCGACCAGTTCGGGAACTCGCCGGCACCGCCGCGGTCGGACTCGACCCCGGCGAGAGCCGAACGGTAGAAATCGACCTCGACGACCGGGCGTTCGCCCGCTACGACCCCGACGACGGGTGGGTCACCGACGAGGGGACCTACACCGTCGAGGTCGGTCGGTCGTCGCGAGACGTTCGAGCGACGGTCGAGACCGAGCGGTAG
- a CDS encoding DUF7559 family protein: MPATLEVKCTNDECEMDMFEMHYTYDMPDDVGVSDFQCPYCGGTDCLREIEL, from the coding sequence ATGCCCGCGACGCTCGAAGTGAAGTGTACGAACGACGAGTGCGAGATGGACATGTTCGAGATGCATTACACCTACGACATGCCCGACGACGTGGGGGTCTCGGACTTCCAGTGCCCCTACTGCGGCGGAACCGATTGCCTCCGAGAAATCGAGCTATGA
- a CDS encoding radical SAM protein, whose amino-acid sequence MTDLADLDVTLVDGYVDEPAHFGVPPYISTYPRYTAGAIVDAGVPAENVTYHTIDELRDDSGKWRDVEDADLFVYIGGMTVPGKYVGGTPAEPDEVRKMAWTAQGTSLMGGPVKFGVGDENAGATETERDDLDFDFVAKGDVEAAAYDLLESGLEGFNNRMRDNEEIDRWAADGAFVIEQHPNHPDYLICEMETSRGCPYRCSFCTEPLYGNPSFRRPPSVVSEVQTLYERGARHFRLGRQADILAYGGDGEKPNPDALRDLYGGIREVAPDIETLHLDNMNPITVVEWPELAREGIRVIAEHNTPGDTAAFGLESADPRVQEENNLNVTAEECFEAVKIVNEEAGWRPGEDPADAPTHGRDAANRLPKLLPGINLLHGLKGEREETFDHNKEFLNRVYDEGLMLRRVNIRQVMAFDGTEMSDVGADIAKDHKKLFKQYKTEVREDIDNPMLQRLAPAGTILPDVHLEYHEGGRTFGRQLGTYPLLVGIPGERELGQTVDVAVVDHGYRSVTGVVHPLDLNSATMDELTAIPGLGKQRAGNVIVNRPYDSPADLDADVGVDLTAFTTAERPEGAD is encoded by the coding sequence ATGACCGACCTCGCGGACCTCGACGTGACCCTCGTGGACGGGTACGTCGACGAACCGGCCCACTTCGGCGTCCCGCCGTACATCTCGACGTACCCCCGGTACACCGCCGGGGCCATCGTGGACGCGGGCGTTCCGGCGGAGAACGTCACGTACCACACCATCGACGAGTTGCGGGACGACTCCGGGAAGTGGCGCGACGTGGAGGACGCCGACCTGTTCGTCTACATCGGCGGAATGACCGTGCCGGGAAAGTACGTCGGCGGCACCCCCGCCGAACCCGACGAAGTGCGCAAGATGGCGTGGACCGCGCAGGGGACCAGTCTGATGGGCGGCCCCGTCAAGTTCGGCGTCGGCGACGAGAACGCCGGTGCGACCGAGACCGAGCGCGACGACCTCGACTTCGACTTCGTGGCGAAAGGCGACGTGGAAGCCGCGGCCTACGACCTGCTGGAGAGCGGGTTGGAGGGGTTCAACAACCGGATGCGCGACAACGAGGAGATAGACCGGTGGGCCGCCGACGGCGCGTTCGTCATCGAACAGCACCCCAACCACCCCGACTACCTCATCTGCGAGATGGAGACCTCGCGGGGGTGTCCCTACCGGTGTTCGTTCTGCACGGAACCGCTGTACGGCAACCCGTCGTTCCGGCGGCCCCCGTCCGTCGTCAGCGAAGTCCAGACGCTCTACGAGCGCGGAGCGAGGCACTTCCGACTCGGGCGACAGGCCGACATCCTCGCCTACGGCGGCGACGGCGAGAAACCCAACCCCGACGCGCTTCGCGACCTCTACGGCGGGATTCGGGAGGTCGCGCCCGACATCGAGACGCTCCACCTCGACAACATGAACCCCATCACGGTGGTCGAGTGGCCCGAGTTGGCCCGGGAGGGCATCCGAGTCATCGCCGAACACAACACCCCGGGCGACACCGCCGCCTTCGGCCTCGAATCGGCCGACCCGCGCGTGCAGGAGGAGAACAACCTCAACGTGACCGCCGAGGAGTGCTTCGAGGCGGTCAAAATCGTCAACGAGGAGGCCGGGTGGCGACCCGGCGAGGACCCCGCCGACGCGCCCACCCACGGCCGAGACGCCGCGAACCGCCTCCCGAAGCTCCTGCCCGGCATCAACCTGCTCCACGGACTGAAGGGCGAGCGCGAGGAGACGTTCGACCACAACAAGGAGTTCCTGAACCGGGTGTACGACGAGGGGCTGATGCTGCGGCGGGTCAACATCCGGCAGGTCATGGCCTTCGACGGCACGGAGATGAGCGACGTCGGCGCGGACATCGCCAAGGATCACAAGAAGCTGTTCAAGCAGTACAAGACCGAGGTCCGCGAGGACATCGACAACCCGATGCTCCAGCGCCTCGCCCCGGCGGGCACGATTCTGCCCGACGTTCACCTCGAATACCACGAGGGCGGCAGGACGTTCGGCCGCCAACTCGGGACCTACCCCCTGCTGGTCGGGATTCCGGGCGAGCGAGAACTCGGCCAGACCGTGGACGTGGCGGTGGTAGACCACGGCTATCGCTCGGTGACGGGCGTGGTCCATCCGCTCGACCTCAACAGCGCGACGATGGACGAACTCACCGCGATTCCGGGTCTCGGAAAACAGCGCGCCGGAAACGTCATCGTGAACCGGCCCTACGACTCGCCCGCGGACCTCGACGCCGACGTGGGCGTGGACCTGACGGCGTTCACCACCGCGGAACGGCCGGAAGGCGCGGACTGA
- a CDS encoding DUF106 domain-containing protein, with protein sequence MATDSSREWTGYDKLAGLVALALMAGYYVTPIQQTVGGAMHAMLGPATTILPFSVLILLLAGTTGLSSAVLQTKLRNRERMERLQERMSDLRDRLESTRERDDEDAVEELRAEQRDLTGEYLAAMKTQLRPAVWSMLVSVPVFLWLRWVFVAPSVAVAPAAFALPLVGHVAWTATLVGPLKVWLAWYVGCSLSTGLLARKAVARLA encoded by the coding sequence ATGGCTACCGATTCGTCGCGGGAGTGGACCGGTTACGACAAACTCGCCGGACTGGTCGCACTGGCGCTCATGGCGGGCTACTACGTGACGCCGATACAGCAGACCGTCGGCGGGGCGATGCACGCGATGCTCGGCCCGGCCACGACCATCCTGCCGTTCTCGGTGCTGATACTGCTGCTCGCGGGAACGACCGGTCTCTCGTCGGCCGTCCTCCAGACGAAGCTACGGAATCGCGAGCGCATGGAACGTCTTCAGGAGCGCATGTCGGACCTGCGCGACCGGTTGGAGTCCACCCGCGAGCGCGACGACGAGGACGCCGTCGAGGAACTTCGAGCGGAACAGCGGGACCTCACCGGCGAGTACCTCGCCGCGATGAAGACGCAACTCCGGCCAGCGGTGTGGAGCATGCTCGTCTCGGTCCCGGTGTTCCTGTGGCTTCGCTGGGTGTTCGTCGCCCCGAGCGTCGCCGTCGCCCCGGCGGCGTTCGCGCTCCCGCTCGTCGGTCACGTCGCGTGGACCGCGACGCTGGTCGGCCCGCTCAAGGTCTGGCTCGCGTGGTACGTCGGCTGTTCGCTCTCGACCGGTCTCCTCGCCCGAAAAGCAGTCGCGCGACTCGCGTGA
- a CDS encoding TRAM domain-containing protein, which translates to MEISDKLLCLFSADVTIEDDKYVVEVPRREIETGSVEPGETYRVALISDDSDSAQQSESKSQSQSQSESGGAPSEPQPPVEEGEVRYVEVEDIGKQGDGIARVERGYVIIVPDAEIGERVKVEITEVKSNFAVGEIIEEDF; encoded by the coding sequence TTGGAGATCTCTGACAAACTCCTGTGTCTGTTCAGTGCTGACGTAACTATCGAAGACGACAAGTACGTCGTCGAAGTACCGCGTCGAGAAATCGAAACCGGGTCGGTAGAACCGGGCGAGACCTACCGCGTCGCGCTCATCTCGGACGACTCCGACTCCGCTCAGCAGTCCGAGTCGAAGTCCCAGTCCCAGTCGCAGTCCGAGAGCGGCGGCGCACCGTCCGAACCGCAACCCCCCGTCGAGGAGGGCGAAGTGCGCTACGTCGAAGTCGAGGACATCGGCAAGCAGGGCGACGGCATCGCCCGCGTCGAGCGCGGCTACGTCATCATCGTCCCCGACGCCGAAATCGGCGAGCGCGTCAAGGTCGAGATTACGGAAGTCAAGTCCAACTTCGCTGTCGGCGAAATCATCGAAGAAGACTTCTAA
- a CDS encoding YkgJ family cysteine cluster protein — protein sequence MQSLESELERARDLDTDDLADAIETIGFECTRCGACCKSAEPDSADGRVASDAERPSDRASGDSREQTAASPDAEADEPHTATVFPDEVRALQDATDYDWRDVARPMPYGLDGGDGAADESSGTEPTGETFEWALQTDACGDCVFYEEGEATESPHGDGEAVGADGTGACTVHDDRPLICRTYPFSVALGGTSQPMGEAVDEEGVVRAHECEGLGRDISREDAEDLAAALKERAVRELEEAIGVRDEYEPAHPDEGVVVHDSEGAKRPDGSVYDG from the coding sequence GTGCAGAGTCTCGAATCGGAACTGGAGCGCGCCCGGGACCTCGACACCGACGACCTCGCGGACGCCATCGAGACCATCGGTTTCGAGTGTACCCGGTGTGGCGCGTGCTGTAAGAGCGCGGAACCGGACTCCGCGGACGGCCGAGTAGCGAGCGACGCGGAGCGTCCCTCGGACCGTGCGAGCGGCGATAGCCGCGAGCAGACGGCGGCGTCGCCAGACGCCGAAGCCGACGAACCGCACACGGCCACCGTCTTCCCCGACGAGGTCCGGGCGTTGCAGGACGCCACCGACTACGACTGGCGCGACGTGGCCCGGCCGATGCCCTACGGTCTCGACGGCGGTGACGGCGCGGCCGACGAGTCGTCCGGAACCGAACCCACCGGCGAGACGTTCGAGTGGGCGCTCCAGACCGACGCCTGCGGCGATTGCGTCTTTTACGAGGAGGGAGAGGCGACGGAGTCGCCTCACGGAGACGGCGAAGCCGTCGGAGCAGACGGCACGGGCGCCTGCACGGTCCACGACGACCGACCGCTCATCTGCCGGACCTACCCGTTTTCCGTCGCGCTCGGCGGGACGAGTCAACCGATGGGCGAGGCAGTAGACGAGGAGGGCGTGGTCCGCGCCCACGAGTGCGAGGGGTTGGGCAGAGATATCTCGCGGGAGGACGCCGAGGACCTCGCGGCGGCGCTCAAGGAGCGGGCGGTCCGAGAACTGGAGGAAGCAATTGGGGTCCGCGACGAGTACGAACCCGCTCACCCCGACGAAGGCGTCGTCGTCCACGACTCGGAGGGAGCGAAGCGCCCCGACGGGTCGGTCTACGACGGGTAA
- a CDS encoding MBL fold metallo-hydrolase, whose amino-acid sequence MDIRQVSVPTQTLAPTGATNAYVVGDEEAILVDPAGRTDDLDAAVASASVEHVLVTHAHPDHVGGVAHYAESCDATVWARAGRERRFERATGVAPDRTFREGTTVAGATVVETPGHAPDHVALAADGAMLTGDLVVSAGSVVVGADEGDVRAYLTSLRRLYARNPDRLYPGHGPAIDDPRAEIERLLRHRLDREATVLAAVRGGATTLDEILDAAYDKDLSGVRDLARTTTAAHLEKLAVEGKVSWDGQRANAADADA is encoded by the coding sequence ATGGACATCCGGCAGGTCTCGGTCCCGACCCAGACGCTCGCGCCGACCGGGGCGACCAACGCCTACGTCGTCGGCGACGAGGAGGCGATTCTGGTGGACCCGGCGGGCCGAACCGACGACCTCGACGCCGCGGTCGCGTCGGCGTCGGTCGAACACGTCCTCGTCACGCACGCCCACCCCGACCACGTGGGCGGAGTCGCTCACTACGCTGAGTCGTGCGACGCGACCGTCTGGGCGCGCGCGGGCCGAGAGCGACGATTCGAGCGCGCCACCGGCGTCGCGCCCGACCGGACCTTCCGCGAGGGGACGACCGTCGCCGGCGCGACGGTCGTGGAGACGCCGGGCCACGCGCCCGACCACGTCGCGCTCGCGGCAGACGGTGCGATGCTGACCGGCGACCTCGTCGTCTCGGCCGGGAGCGTGGTCGTCGGCGCGGACGAGGGCGACGTGCGGGCCTACCTCACCTCGCTGCGGCGACTCTACGCACGGAACCCGGACCGACTCTACCCCGGCCACGGTCCCGCTATCGACGACCCGCGGGCCGAAATCGAGCGCCTGCTCCGCCACCGACTCGACCGCGAGGCGACGGTTCTCGCGGCGGTCCGCGGTGGCGCGACCACGCTGGACGAAATTCTCGACGCAGCCTACGACAAGGACCTCTCCGGCGTCCGGGACCTCGCGCGAACCACGACCGCCGCGCACCTCGAGAAGTTGGCCGTCGAGGGGAAGGTCTCGTGGGACGGCCAGCGAGCGAACGCGGCGGACGCCGACGCGTAG
- a CDS encoding MarR family transcriptional regulator produces MSTTTDESPVAEQLSDDFRERLRELPPSAKLVAKVLETDAPLSQGQLAEESLLPDRTVRYALNRLEEEDLVDSRYSFQDARKQVYFLDR; encoded by the coding sequence ATGAGCACGACCACGGACGAGTCACCCGTCGCCGAACAGTTATCTGACGACTTCCGCGAACGCCTGCGCGAACTCCCCCCGAGCGCCAAGTTGGTCGCCAAGGTGCTGGAGACCGACGCGCCCCTCTCGCAGGGCCAACTCGCCGAGGAGTCGCTGCTGCCCGACCGTACGGTACGCTACGCCCTGAACCGCCTCGAAGAGGAGGACCTCGTGGACTCGCGCTACAGCTTTCAGGACGCCCGCAAGCAGGTCTACTTCCTCGACCGCTGA